In a single window of the Lineus longissimus chromosome 4, tnLinLong1.2, whole genome shotgun sequence genome:
- the LOC135486121 gene encoding uncharacterized protein LOC135486121 isoform X1 has product MGAKGSKPSKHGKRKKGKKSKTPKKDGKVDSGQRAPGSKVDETDGGFGPWENIVEKSMVGTGIMTDGAIIDRDGKIYGINDKFNLKKKQIKTIVHALYDDVDQTTIPKEGIEVGERKFTYGVRDLGDKMVGQDGESGIIIRCSRKFIIIGIYDGIEKKAIAEDMMVDLQRYFIRQDI; this is encoded by the exons ATGGGGGCTAAGGGTAGTAAACCTTCTAAACATGGTAAACGGAAGAAAGGGAAAAAATCCAAGACGCCTAAAAAGGATGGAAAGGTGGATTCAGGACAGCGAGCACCGGGATCTAAG GTTGATGAGACGGATGGTGGCTTCGGACCATGGGAGAACATCGTAGAAAAAAGCATGGTTGGGACAGGCATCATGACTGATGGCGCCATCATCGACCGGGACGGCAAGATATACGGTATCAATGATAAGTTCAACTTGAAAAAGAAGCAGATCAAAACCATTGTTCATGCTTTGTACGACGATGTCGATCAGACCACCATACCCAAAGAAGGGATCGAAGTCGGCGAAAGGAAATTTACATACGGCGTACGTGACCTTGGAGACAAAATGGTCGGACAGGATGGAGAGAGTGGTATCATTATCAGGTGTAGCAGgaagttcatcatcattggtATTTACGATGGCATAGAGAAAAAAGCGATAGCTGAAGATATGATGGTGGATTTGCAAAGATATTTCATAAGGCAGGATATCTGA
- the LOC135486121 gene encoding uncharacterized protein LOC135486121 isoform X2, with product MANKERKMSEVSEEIQQKYELPLLSVESVDETDGGFGPWENIVEKSMVGTGIMTDGAIIDRDGKIYGINDKFNLKKKQIKTIVHALYDDVDQTTIPKEGIEVGERKFTYGVRDLGDKMVGQDGESGIIIRCSRKFIIIGIYDGIEKKAIAEDMMVDLQRYFIRQDI from the exons ATGGCCAATAAAGAGAGAAAGATGTCTGAAGTAAGCGAGGAGATACAGCAGAAGTACGAACTTCCACTTTTAAGCGTGGAATCG GTTGATGAGACGGATGGTGGCTTCGGACCATGGGAGAACATCGTAGAAAAAAGCATGGTTGGGACAGGCATCATGACTGATGGCGCCATCATCGACCGGGACGGCAAGATATACGGTATCAATGATAAGTTCAACTTGAAAAAGAAGCAGATCAAAACCATTGTTCATGCTTTGTACGACGATGTCGATCAGACCACCATACCCAAAGAAGGGATCGAAGTCGGCGAAAGGAAATTTACATACGGCGTACGTGACCTTGGAGACAAAATGGTCGGACAGGATGGAGAGAGTGGTATCATTATCAGGTGTAGCAGgaagttcatcatcattggtATTTACGATGGCATAGAGAAAAAAGCGATAGCTGAAGATATGATGGTGGATTTGCAAAGATATTTCATAAGGCAGGATATCTGA
- the LOC135487002 gene encoding uncharacterized protein LOC135487002 — MSCTEEEKKHGLSHQKTVEQTPGSLPHQESFHKLTEFEKPWGICRIDTNRRTETFTNILKNSVYGHGDIFHQVCLLDGQTNKILATYPPEFYPSSDQIAILEKARMNPGTLAQQGIKLADRVYGYNRSEQSGGGRTSSYNLYGLYSGDDGKGGVMIFPTNNYIICGLWHAPPEDCGAQKLENLKFKANELIEEVSDWLSSTGM; from the exons ATGTCTTGCacagaagaagagaagaagcaTGGCCTGTCTCATCAGAAGACTGTGGAACAGACACCGGGTTCCCTGCCGCATCAGGAGAGCTTCCACAAGCTGACAGAATTTGAGAAACCGTGGGGTATCTGTAGG ATTGACACGAACAGAAGAACAGAAACGTTTACAAACATCCTGAAGAACAGTGTCTACGGTCACGGCGATATTTTCCATCAGGTGTGCTTGTTGGACGGACAAACAAACAAGATCTTAGCCACGTATCCTCCAGAGTTCTATCCCTCAAGTGACCAGATTGCAATTTTGGAGAAAGCTAGGATGAACCCCGGTACCCTAGCACAACAAGGTATCAAGCTGGCTGACAGAGTGTACGGTTACAACCGGTCAGAACAGTCTGGGGGTGGCCGGACGAGTTCCTATAACTTATACGGCCTCTACTCGGGCGATGACGGTAAGGGAGGCGTCATGATATTTCCGACAAACAACTACATTATCTGTGGTTTGTGGCACGCACCGCCTGAGGACTGCGGAGCCCAGAAGTTGGAGAATCTAAAATTCAAGGCAAATGAGCTGATCGAGGAAGTATCTGACTGGTTGTCGAGCACTGGTATGTGA